A region of Candidatus Polarisedimenticolia bacterium DNA encodes the following proteins:
- a CDS encoding glycosyltransferase family 39 protein — translation MRPEGERLFVSLLLALGAILCFSNLSGRDLWEPNEPIPAEAAREMWQRGDWLLPTVNGELYPDKPPLLFWGIWLASLPAGRVTETSARLPSALAGTGLVLALYFLTRRALGPRGAFLAAASLAVSTFFVEQARYVQHDMLLLLGLTGGTLCLFRIADGESPRAGWIAAAALFLGFGVLAKGPVALALPAMMVAADTLFERRLFRRWGWLLAAGLLALIPAGLYYALLVQRHGAELVQSFLFRHNVDRFVEGFDHLHPWWFFFARTPTDLLPVSLFLPAALFLRPEEPARRRLARRMWIWILVPLIFFSFSASKRPIYLLPALPAAAILCGAVLDAVARDPRRTTGGKLALAAEGIALAALGTAGAAAPLLAARRAPHLLATAGLLAAGAVIGSILGLRWLARGKLLSAHGFLVGALAAVWIVAIWGIYPALDALNSPRKFSETLLHLVPRDAPLRTYGLYRFRSGYLFYTGRLMPRLPDRSALQAYLEGDQEVFCVLPKEDFESLRESSARPFALLAEGSTGRRKDCLISNRPATPKPPAATRESPGKGPSSPGPGARSGNGS, via the coding sequence ATGAGACCCGAAGGAGAGCGGCTCTTCGTCTCGCTCCTGCTGGCCCTCGGCGCGATCCTCTGCTTCTCGAATCTTTCCGGCCGCGATCTGTGGGAGCCGAACGAGCCGATCCCCGCCGAGGCGGCGCGGGAGATGTGGCAGCGCGGCGACTGGCTCCTCCCCACCGTCAACGGCGAGCTCTATCCCGACAAGCCTCCGCTGCTGTTCTGGGGCATCTGGCTCGCCTCTCTTCCCGCCGGGAGAGTCACGGAGACCTCGGCGCGCCTTCCCTCGGCGCTGGCCGGGACCGGCCTCGTCCTGGCGCTCTACTTCCTGACGCGCCGGGCGCTCGGGCCGCGCGGCGCCTTCCTCGCGGCCGCCAGCCTCGCCGTGAGCACGTTCTTCGTGGAGCAGGCGCGTTACGTCCAGCACGACATGCTCCTTCTCTTGGGCCTCACGGGGGGGACGCTCTGCCTGTTCCGGATCGCCGACGGCGAGTCCCCACGCGCCGGATGGATCGCCGCGGCCGCGCTCTTCCTCGGCTTCGGCGTCCTGGCCAAAGGACCGGTGGCGCTCGCGCTCCCGGCGATGATGGTCGCCGCCGACACCCTCTTCGAGCGCCGGCTTTTTCGGCGATGGGGATGGCTGCTCGCCGCCGGGCTCCTCGCGCTGATTCCGGCGGGGCTCTATTACGCGCTCCTGGTCCAGCGGCACGGCGCGGAGCTGGTGCAGTCCTTCCTGTTCCGCCACAACGTCGATCGGTTCGTGGAAGGGTTCGACCACCTTCATCCCTGGTGGTTCTTCTTCGCCCGGACGCCGACCGATCTCCTGCCCGTCTCGCTGTTTCTTCCCGCCGCGCTCTTTCTCCGGCCGGAGGAGCCGGCGCGCCGGCGGCTCGCGCGCCGGATGTGGATCTGGATTCTCGTCCCGTTGATCTTCTTTTCCTTTTCGGCGAGCAAGCGCCCGATCTATCTCCTGCCGGCGCTTCCGGCGGCGGCGATCCTCTGCGGCGCCGTCCTGGACGCCGTGGCGCGGGATCCGCGGCGCACGACGGGCGGGAAACTGGCGCTCGCGGCGGAGGGGATCGCGCTGGCCGCCCTCGGAACGGCCGGGGCCGCGGCGCCGCTCCTGGCCGCCCGGCGCGCCCCTCATCTCCTGGCCACGGCCGGGCTCCTCGCGGCCGGCGCCGTGATCGGATCGATCCTCGGGCTCAGGTGGCTCGCCAGGGGGAAGCTCCTTTCGGCGCACGGCTTTCTGGTCGGCGCCCTGGCGGCGGTCTGGATCGTCGCGATCTGGGGGATCTATCCGGCGCTCGACGCGCTCAACTCGCCGCGCAAGTTCTCCGAGACGCTGCTGCACTTAGTCCCGCGCGATGCGCCCTTGAGGACCTACGGCCTGTACCGCTTCCGATCGGGTTATCTGTTCTACACCGGAAGGCTGATGCCGCGGCTGCCGGATCGATCGGCGCTCCAGGCTTACCTGGAAGGAGACCAGGAGGTTTTCTGCGTGCTTCCGAAGGAGGACTTCGAATCCCTGAGAGAATCCTCCGCGCGCCCCTTCGCGCTCCTGGCCGAGGGCAGCACGGGGCGCCGCAAGGACTGCCTCATCTCGAACCGCCCCGCGACGCCGAAGCCGCCCGCGGCGACGCGAGAATCTCCTGGTAAAGGCCCATCATCTCCCGGGCCTGGCGCTCGCAGCGGAAACGGGTCTTGA
- a CDS encoding permease-like cell division protein FtsX has translation MLRHTFVEALVNLWRNRFMNLLAAATIAVSLLLVGIFLLVAHNLSRTVTELGSEVTLSVYLKADAPEADRRALLDALKSRSEAASFEYVPPGAALEKFRRLFPALREVPDALEENPFPASIEVRMAPGHRDPDAVRRFAAEIGKLPGVEETAFDLPWISRLRDLVTLARAVGYSLGGVVGLAAILTIASVIRLTIYSRQQEIEILRLVGATRTFILAPFLLESSLLGALGGGIALACLRGIHRYLVLHPAKIVPFFNDLFAASFLPLSTIWLLVLLGISAGAFGGLLSLRKISL, from the coding sequence TTGCTCCGTCACACGTTCGTGGAAGCGCTGGTGAACCTCTGGCGCAACCGCTTCATGAATCTGCTGGCCGCCGCCACGATCGCCGTCTCCCTGCTGCTGGTCGGGATCTTCCTGCTGGTAGCGCACAACCTGTCGCGCACCGTGACGGAGCTGGGGAGCGAAGTGACGCTCAGCGTGTACCTCAAGGCGGACGCACCCGAGGCAGACCGCCGGGCGCTGCTCGACGCCTTGAAAAGCCGGAGCGAGGCCGCGAGCTTCGAGTACGTCCCCCCGGGGGCGGCGCTCGAGAAGTTCCGCCGGCTCTTCCCCGCCCTGCGGGAAGTTCCCGACGCGCTCGAGGAGAACCCCTTCCCGGCGTCGATCGAAGTCCGGATGGCGCCCGGCCACCGCGATCCTGACGCGGTGCGCCGCTTCGCTGCCGAGATCGGCAAGCTCCCGGGCGTCGAGGAGACCGCGTTCGATCTCCCCTGGATCAGCCGGCTGCGCGATCTCGTGACGCTGGCGCGGGCGGTCGGCTATTCGCTCGGCGGGGTGGTCGGGCTCGCGGCGATCCTGACGATCGCCAGCGTGATCCGCCTGACGATCTACTCCCGCCAGCAGGAGATCGAGATCCTCCGGCTGGTGGGGGCCACCCGCACCTTCATCCTGGCCCCGTTCCTCCTGGAGTCGTCGCTGCTTGGCGCTCTGGGGGGAGGGATCGCGCTCGCCTGCCTGCGCGGCATCCACCGCTACCTGGTCCTGCACCCGGCCAAGATCGTTCCCTTCTTCAACGATCTCTTCGCCGCCTCTTTCCTGCCCCTCTCCACGATCTGGCTGCTCGTCCTCCTCGGCATCTCTGCCGGCGCCTTCGGCGGCCTCCTGTCGCTCCGCAAGATCTCGCTCTAG
- a CDS encoding efflux RND transporter permease subunit — protein sequence MLSRLVGFSLSNRLIVLVLSGLLIFFGVLLASSSPVDVFPEFAPPEVVMQTEAPGFSSSEVESLVTVPLEQAINGSPGLLTLRSSSAAGISVIIAIFADGTDIYRARQVLSERLLSAAARLPGGVEAPGMTPVVSASSTVLDVGLTAGPGFNPLELRSLADWTLRPRILAIPGVSRVTIFGGGVKQYQVLVSPRRLQTYGVGIGQVVSAASGASALAAAGFLRAGDQVLPIRAQGLVSSPADLEQAVVLYRDGVPVTLGQVAQVRFGAEFKVGDAAIDGSPGVVLEVDKLPGANTLDVTTSLEGALEELSHALPKGVRIHKKLFRQATFVERAVGNLERALWLGAILVAVVLVLFLMDFRTAAISLTAIPVSLLAAILVLRGAGATLNTMTLGGLAIAIGEVVDDAIIDVENILRRLRENRQLPEPLPIFGVILKASLEVRSAVVYATFIVALVFLPIFFLSGIQGRLFAPLGYAYVAATLSSLLVALTLTPALASLFLAGSSADREEGTLVRRLKDSYRWALARLLGRPGTVVTVAALLFLISLTLLPLFGVELLPDFQEGNVIIHMAGLPGTSLETSVRSALAVQKNLHQLPQVVSTALKAGRAELGEDTWGPEQSELMLALDPKEEIYGPLLDKIRDRLAAFPGFSFAVNQFLKERMEEVISGTRAPVVLRIQGPDLAVLREEAARDAAAMAAIPGADHVQVERQVEMPQVEIRFDREAAARYGLTMENLREAATVSLWGIRAGQVYEGQKVFDVWVRGEGGIQEDPAAIGRMLVDVPTGGSIPLSSVAKIDVGREPNVINRQAGTRQILVTAGAAKRDVGSFVAEARRRIDALRLPVGYFRTWEGEYEAQKQTRRELALLGLGAAVGVFLLLCADFGSARLALLVMANLPLALVGGVAAAALSGGLLSIGSLVGFITLFGISTRNSIMLVSHFRHLEIEEKRTPGSELVMMGSLDRLSPILMTALVTGLGLMPLALQAGRAGQEIEHPMAAVILGGLASSTLLNLLVLPPLYLRWHRPTAVARVTERGEP from the coding sequence ATGCTCTCCCGCCTGGTCGGTTTTTCCCTTTCCAACCGCTTGATCGTCCTGGTGCTGTCCGGCCTTCTGATTTTTTTCGGCGTCTTGCTCGCCTCCTCCTCTCCGGTCGACGTTTTTCCGGAATTCGCCCCGCCGGAAGTGGTGATGCAGACGGAGGCCCCCGGCTTCTCTTCGTCGGAAGTCGAGTCGCTCGTCACGGTGCCGCTCGAGCAGGCCATCAACGGGTCCCCCGGGCTGCTGACGCTGCGCTCCTCCTCCGCGGCGGGAATCTCGGTCATCATCGCCATCTTCGCCGACGGCACCGACATCTACCGGGCCCGCCAGGTCCTCAGCGAGCGTCTCCTGTCGGCGGCGGCGCGCCTGCCCGGCGGGGTCGAAGCTCCGGGAATGACGCCCGTCGTTTCCGCTTCGAGCACGGTTCTCGACGTCGGCCTCACCGCGGGACCCGGATTCAATCCGCTGGAGCTGAGGAGCCTCGCCGACTGGACCTTGAGGCCGCGGATCCTGGCGATTCCGGGCGTCTCCCGCGTCACCATCTTCGGAGGGGGCGTCAAGCAATACCAGGTTCTCGTCTCCCCCCGGCGCCTGCAGACTTACGGAGTCGGCATCGGCCAGGTGGTCTCCGCCGCCTCGGGCGCTTCGGCGCTGGCCGCGGCCGGCTTCCTGCGCGCCGGCGATCAGGTGCTGCCGATTCGCGCCCAGGGGCTGGTGAGCTCGCCAGCGGATCTGGAGCAGGCGGTCGTCCTTTATCGCGACGGGGTTCCCGTCACGCTGGGGCAGGTGGCCCAGGTCCGCTTCGGAGCGGAGTTCAAGGTCGGGGATGCCGCCATCGACGGAAGTCCGGGGGTCGTCCTCGAAGTCGACAAGCTTCCGGGCGCCAACACGCTGGACGTCACCACTTCCCTGGAGGGCGCTCTGGAAGAGCTTTCCCATGCTCTCCCGAAGGGCGTCCGCATTCACAAGAAGCTGTTCCGGCAGGCCACGTTCGTCGAGCGGGCGGTGGGAAACCTCGAGCGCGCGCTCTGGCTCGGAGCCATCCTGGTGGCCGTCGTCCTGGTTCTGTTCCTCATGGACTTCCGGACCGCGGCCATCAGCCTCACTGCGATTCCCGTCTCCCTGCTCGCAGCGATCCTCGTCCTGCGCGGCGCCGGGGCGACGCTGAACACCATGACGCTGGGAGGGCTGGCGATCGCCATCGGGGAGGTGGTGGACGACGCCATCATCGACGTGGAAAACATCCTCCGGCGCCTGCGGGAGAATCGCCAGCTCCCAGAGCCTCTTCCGATCTTCGGCGTCATCCTCAAGGCGTCGCTGGAAGTCCGCAGCGCCGTCGTGTACGCCACGTTCATCGTGGCGCTCGTCTTCCTTCCCATCTTCTTTCTCAGCGGCATCCAGGGAAGACTTTTCGCTCCGCTGGGGTATGCCTACGTCGCCGCCACCCTTTCCTCGCTGTTGGTCGCCCTCACCCTGACGCCGGCCCTCGCCTCCCTGTTCCTGGCTGGATCCTCCGCCGACCGCGAGGAAGGGACCCTGGTGAGGAGGCTCAAGGACTCGTACCGCTGGGCGCTGGCCCGGCTCCTCGGCCGGCCCGGCACCGTCGTGACGGTGGCCGCGCTGCTCTTCCTGATTTCGCTCACCCTGCTGCCGCTCTTCGGGGTCGAGCTGCTGCCCGACTTCCAGGAAGGGAACGTGATCATCCACATGGCCGGCCTCCCCGGGACGTCCCTGGAGACCTCCGTGCGGTCGGCCCTGGCAGTGCAGAAGAACCTTCACCAGCTGCCGCAGGTGGTTTCCACGGCCCTGAAAGCGGGTCGCGCCGAGCTCGGCGAAGACACCTGGGGACCCGAGCAGTCGGAGCTGATGCTCGCGCTGGATCCCAAGGAAGAAATCTACGGTCCGCTCCTTGACAAGATCCGTGACCGGCTTGCCGCCTTTCCCGGCTTTTCCTTCGCGGTCAACCAATTCCTCAAGGAGAGAATGGAGGAGGTGATCTCGGGAACGAGGGCGCCGGTCGTCCTGCGGATTCAGGGCCCCGATCTCGCGGTGCTTCGCGAGGAGGCGGCGCGTGACGCCGCGGCGATGGCGGCCATCCCGGGAGCCGATCACGTGCAGGTCGAGCGCCAGGTGGAAATGCCCCAGGTCGAGATCCGCTTCGACCGGGAAGCGGCCGCGCGTTACGGCCTGACGATGGAGAACCTGCGGGAAGCCGCCACGGTGTCCCTCTGGGGCATCCGGGCCGGTCAGGTCTACGAGGGCCAGAAGGTCTTCGACGTCTGGGTTCGGGGCGAGGGAGGAATCCAGGAGGACCCGGCGGCGATCGGGAGAATGCTCGTGGACGTGCCCACGGGAGGATCGATTCCTCTCTCCTCGGTGGCGAAGATCGACGTCGGCCGCGAGCCGAACGTCATCAACCGGCAAGCCGGGACACGCCAAATCCTGGTCACGGCCGGCGCCGCGAAAAGAGACGTCGGCAGCTTCGTCGCCGAAGCGCGGCGCCGGATCGATGCCCTGCGTCTTCCGGTAGGATATTTCCGGACCTGGGAAGGCGAGTACGAAGCCCAGAAGCAGACCCGCCGCGAGCTGGCTCTTCTCGGGCTCGGCGCCGCCGTCGGCGTCTTCCTGCTGCTGTGCGCCGATTTCGGCTCGGCGAGGCTGGCTTTGCTGGTGATGGCCAACCTGCCGCTGGCGCTGGTGGGAGGCGTCGCCGCGGCGGCGTTGAGCGGCGGCCTCCTCTCCATCGGCTCGCTGGTGGGATTCATCACTCTGTTCGGAATCTCCACCCGGAACAGCATCATGCTCGTCTCCCATTTCCGCCACCTGGAGATCGAAGAGAAGAGGACGCCCGGCTCGGAGCTGGTCATGATGGGAAGCCTGGACCGGCTCTCCCCCATTCTCATGACCGCGCTCGTGACCGGCTTGGGCTTGATGCCGCTGGCGTTGCAGGCCGGCCGCGCCGGCCAGGAAATCGAACACCCCATGGCGGCGGTGATTCTCGGCGGCCTGGCTTCCTCGACGCTCCTGAATCTGCTCGTCCTTCCCCCGCTTTACCTGCGCTGGCACCGGCCCACCGCCGTGGCGCGCGTGACGGAGCGGGGTGAGCCGTGA
- a CDS encoding glycosyltransferase family 4 protein: MLVSTARMKVLHLVSRYRWTGCAEPAVNLCRFLAKEGAEARLCCVPGGSLELRARELGAQIVPAAPLGRDYTPWGILGAAGRLARYVARERIDLIHAHTSHDHWLAALAAAAFSECRAPLIRTHHETRRIRTGTVWRRIFNRHTAMNVTVSEASRRFFEQSGAIRPERVRTIHGGLDFSRFRTSAPAAAVRSAWGIPAKASLVAHLSHIGPDRRQDRMLEAFGIVAEEFPSAWLVFLGQGNKSTVRQLREKVGSQSFAGRVLFSRDFAEAGIAWLDQVAAVDQVAVLAVGSEGSSRGVMEAMALAKPVAGARTGVIPELIDDGETGWLVDPDQPLSIAGALREMIRDPALSRRAGTAASAVIKTRFRCERQAREMMGLYQEILASPRAASASRGGSR; the protein is encoded by the coding sequence GTGCTAGTGTCAACGGCCCGCATGAAGGTGCTTCACCTCGTCAGCCGATACCGCTGGACCGGTTGCGCCGAGCCGGCGGTCAACCTGTGCCGGTTCCTCGCGAAGGAAGGCGCGGAGGCGCGCCTCTGCTGCGTGCCGGGCGGGAGCCTTGAGCTGCGCGCCCGCGAGCTGGGGGCGCAAATCGTCCCGGCTGCCCCGCTCGGGCGCGACTATACGCCGTGGGGAATCCTCGGCGCCGCGGGCCGCCTGGCCCGATACGTGGCGCGGGAGCGGATCGACCTGATCCACGCCCACACGTCGCACGACCATTGGCTCGCCGCGCTCGCCGCCGCCGCTTTCTCCGAATGCCGGGCTCCCCTGATCCGGACGCATCACGAGACGCGGCGGATCCGCACCGGGACGGTCTGGCGGCGCATCTTCAACCGCCACACCGCCATGAACGTGACGGTGTCGGAGGCCTCGCGGCGGTTCTTCGAGCAGAGCGGCGCCATTCGCCCGGAGCGGGTGCGGACGATTCATGGAGGTCTCGATTTCTCGCGCTTTCGGACCTCCGCGCCCGCGGCGGCGGTCCGCTCGGCCTGGGGAATCCCCGCGAAGGCCTCGCTCGTCGCCCATCTTTCCCACATCGGGCCCGACCGGCGGCAGGACCGGATGCTCGAGGCGTTCGGGATTGTCGCCGAGGAGTTCCCGTCCGCCTGGCTCGTCTTCCTCGGGCAGGGGAACAAGTCGACGGTGCGGCAGCTGCGCGAGAAGGTCGGCTCGCAGAGCTTCGCGGGTCGCGTCCTGTTCAGCCGCGATTTTGCAGAGGCCGGAATAGCCTGGCTCGATCAGGTCGCCGCGGTCGATCAGGTGGCGGTCCTGGCGGTGGGATCGGAGGGCTCGTCGCGCGGCGTGATGGAGGCGATGGCGCTGGCGAAGCCGGTCGCGGGGGCGCGCACGGGAGTGATCCCCGAGCTGATCGACGACGGCGAGACGGGATGGCTCGTCGATCCCGATCAGCCGCTGTCGATCGCCGGCGCCCTGAGGGAGATGATTCGGGACCCGGCTCTCTCCCGGCGCGCCGGAACGGCGGCGTCCGCCGTCATCAAGACCCGTTTCCGCTGCGAGCGCCAGGCCCGGGAGATGATGGGCCTTTACCAGGAGATTCTCGCGTCGCCGCGGGCGGCTTCGGCGTCGCGGGGCGGTTCGAGATGA
- a CDS encoding class I SAM-dependent methyltransferase, whose protein sequence is MNFRSFVWFLGRPTLYPELVRRLGSSMKHPRTMRSHRELQKMRSAEWCAAAATTRQAFLRETGLPEECPSVSELHSEVWRRAEEVAASCPVRMGGAGEVDLLYHLCLHLGVERVVETGVAHGWSSLVILMALEKMGQGRLVSGDMPYALRRNDRYVGWVVPENLRSRWKLIRLPDRDVLPRVLRDWPVIDLAHYDSDKSERGRAFGYESLWSALRPGGFLISDDIHDNLAFRDFCEKVGRKPWVLPARGGSYVGFLRK, encoded by the coding sequence GTGAACTTCCGCAGCTTCGTCTGGTTCCTGGGCCGGCCCACGCTCTACCCGGAGCTGGTCCGGAGACTGGGCTCGTCGATGAAGCACCCGCGGACGATGCGGTCGCATCGCGAGCTGCAGAAGATGCGCAGCGCCGAATGGTGCGCCGCGGCCGCCACGACGCGCCAGGCGTTTCTTCGCGAGACGGGACTGCCCGAGGAATGCCCCTCGGTTTCGGAGCTTCATTCGGAGGTCTGGCGGCGGGCGGAGGAAGTCGCCGCCTCCTGCCCCGTGAGGATGGGCGGGGCGGGGGAGGTGGATCTCCTCTATCACCTCTGCCTGCACCTGGGCGTCGAGCGCGTCGTCGAGACGGGGGTGGCGCACGGCTGGTCGAGCCTGGTGATCCTCATGGCGCTCGAGAAGATGGGCCAAGGCCGTCTCGTCAGCGGCGACATGCCGTACGCGCTGCGCCGCAACGATCGATACGTCGGATGGGTCGTCCCGGAGAACTTGCGCTCGCGCTGGAAGCTCATCCGGCTGCCGGACCGCGACGTCCTGCCCAGGGTCCTGCGCGATTGGCCGGTCATCGACTTGGCGCACTACGACAGCGACAAGTCGGAGCGCGGGCGGGCCTTCGGCTACGAGAGCCTGTGGTCCGCCCTGCGCCCCGGCGGCTTCCTGATTTCGGACGACATCCACGACAACCTCGCCTTCCGGGACTTCTGCGAAAAGGTCGGCCGCAAGCCCTGGGTCCTTCCCGCCCGCGGCGGCAGCTACGTCGGTTTTTTGAGAAAGTAG
- a CDS encoding efflux RND transporter periplasmic adaptor subunit, whose protein sequence is MSAILRRSAPAAAVAMLLAAGCGGHDGAGRPGAKPAADAAASSPTRVVLTPEAIRQAGIATEVTHRSPFAATLSLPAKLSPTPETPEELEARLAYQDSNARFQKAAAQFQRLKKLASENVAAAKTVQEAQMEYAQAEVERRRAQATLQNLGIGAPSPAFPHADIWALAQVYEAQVPDVKPEAEAWIAVESAPGEQFSGRVVSLARFLRPETRTFTARVAVQDPRHRLRPQETAMVEVKTSERESFSVPVSALLYEGTDQVLFVKTPGGFEKRRVRVGPRQGGRVEVLEGISEGDEVVTQGAQALLGELFKTTIPGEGDESDEGD, encoded by the coding sequence ATGAGCGCGATCCTGCGACGCAGCGCTCCCGCGGCCGCCGTGGCGATGCTCCTGGCGGCCGGCTGCGGCGGCCATGACGGCGCCGGGCGGCCGGGCGCGAAGCCGGCGGCCGATGCCGCGGCTTCCAGCCCGACCCGGGTCGTCCTGACGCCGGAAGCCATCCGCCAGGCCGGAATCGCCACCGAGGTGACGCATCGGTCGCCCTTCGCGGCGACTCTTTCCCTGCCGGCGAAGCTCAGCCCCACTCCGGAGACGCCCGAGGAGCTGGAAGCGCGGCTCGCGTACCAGGATTCCAACGCGCGATTCCAGAAGGCCGCGGCGCAGTTCCAGCGGCTGAAGAAGCTGGCTTCGGAGAACGTGGCGGCCGCGAAGACCGTTCAGGAAGCGCAAATGGAATATGCGCAGGCCGAGGTCGAGCGCCGCAGGGCCCAAGCGACGCTCCAGAATCTGGGAATCGGCGCGCCAAGCCCCGCTTTCCCTCACGCCGACATCTGGGCCCTCGCCCAGGTCTACGAGGCTCAAGTCCCCGACGTGAAGCCGGAAGCGGAGGCCTGGATCGCGGTGGAGTCCGCACCCGGGGAGCAGTTTTCGGGAAGAGTCGTTTCGCTGGCCCGCTTCCTCAGGCCGGAAACCCGCACCTTCACCGCCCGCGTCGCGGTCCAGGATCCCCGGCATCGTCTTCGTCCCCAGGAGACGGCCATGGTCGAGGTCAAGACCTCGGAGCGGGAATCCTTCAGCGTCCCCGTTTCCGCTCTTCTGTATGAAGGGACCGACCAGGTCCTCTTCGTGAAAACGCCGGGGGGGTTCGAGAAGCGGCGGGTCCGGGTCGGTCCGCGGCAAGGCGGACGCGTGGAGGTCCTGGAAGGGATCTCGGAAGGAGACGAGGTGGTGACCCAGGGCGCCCAGGCGCTCCTGGGGGAGCTGTTCAAGACCACCATTCCAGGGGAAGGGGACGAATCGGACGAGGGGGATTGA
- the ftsE gene encoding cell division ATP-binding protein FtsE: MVELYHVHKDYGRSSHALVDVSLEIGKGDFVFLTGASGAGKTTLLRLLLREEIATSGKILVDGMNVSTLPPSKVPQLRRRIGVVFQDFKLLPRKTVYENVALVMEILGVPQRIQRSRTFSVLEMLGLNHKVRSYPLQLSGGEQQRVAIARALVNEPKLLLADEPTGNLDPDLSWEIMTLFKEINIRGTTVLVATHDRDLIQRMGKRVLTLDCGRLITHELLRSKA, from the coding sequence ATGGTGGAACTCTACCACGTCCACAAGGACTACGGCCGCTCGTCACACGCCCTCGTCGACGTGAGCCTGGAGATCGGGAAAGGGGATTTCGTCTTCCTGACGGGCGCGAGCGGCGCCGGCAAGACGACGCTTCTGCGCCTGCTCCTCCGGGAGGAGATCGCGACCTCCGGGAAGATCCTCGTCGACGGCATGAACGTCTCGACGCTGCCCCCCTCGAAGGTCCCCCAGCTGCGGCGGCGAATCGGCGTCGTGTTCCAGGACTTCAAGCTCCTGCCGCGCAAAACGGTGTACGAAAACGTGGCGCTGGTGATGGAGATCCTCGGAGTGCCGCAGAGAATCCAGCGGTCCCGGACCTTCTCCGTGCTCGAGATGCTCGGCCTCAACCACAAGGTCCGCTCCTATCCGCTGCAGCTCTCCGGCGGGGAGCAGCAGCGCGTCGCCATCGCGCGGGCGCTGGTGAACGAGCCGAAGCTGCTTTTGGCTGACGAGCCGACCGGAAACCTGGATCCCGATCTCTCGTGGGAGATCATGACGCTCTTCAAGGAGATCAACATCCGCGGCACCACGGTCCTGGTCGCCACGCACGACCGGGACCTGATCCAGAGGATGGGAAAGCGCGTCCTGACGCTCGATTGCGGGCGGCTCATCACGCACGAGCTGCTCCGCTCGAAGGCCTGA